Genomic window (Nicotiana sylvestris chromosome 7, ASM39365v2, whole genome shotgun sequence):
caaatcaggagttcttatGTACAATTTCACTCCAGTGTGGAAGAAGTCATTTGACAATCTTCAGAGTGTGCATTtttgagtgtgatttgcatgctccgggtattctccttttgataagtattccttgatgtcatggaaccaaggctttccatctgtttcttcttcgacATGGGCACAATATGCCGACTGATTATGGATCTtcaccagaatgggatcaatataattcttatctagatgttgtatcatagatgacaaagtggccaatgcgtcGGCAaaatcattctgaattctgggcacatgttggATTCTATCTtcataaacctctttctcaattcctgcacatggtgcagatatggcaatatcttggaattcttggtgtcccactctccttgtacttagtgcacgagcaaatctgaatcactgaTCACCAAcagctcttgaatgttcatgtcgactgccatgttgagtcctagtatgcaggcttcatactctgccatgttatTGGTGTaggaaaatctgagtttagcagatacaggataatgctgacccgtttctgataccaaaacttctccaatgcccactcctttgaaatttgcagctctatcaaagaacatcttccaaccATCATATGCCTCGGTAATgacctctcctacgaatgatacttcttcatcaggaaaatacgtcttcaagggtttgtattctcctcccaccggattttcagcaagatgatctgtcAATATTTGTtccttgaccgccttttgagttacatagacgatatcgaactcacttaatagtattTGCCGCTTGGCCAACTTCCCAGTAGACATGGGTTTCTAGAATATGTACTTCAtggggtccatcctggatatgaggtatgtagtgtaggcacagaagtagtgcctcaatttctaagctgtccaggtcaaagcacagtaGGCACGTTCCAGCAGAGAGTATTGTACTTCATaaagtgtgaacttcttacttagGTAGTATATGGCATGTTCCTTTCTTCctatctcatcatgttgtcccaaaacacatccgaaggctccatctaatatagatagatagagtagaaaaggtcgtcctggttctggcgggacctgaactagtggtgtggataggtattccttgTTCTTGTCAAAAACTTTCTGACAACcctctgtccagcttgtttcggcatctttcctcagcatcttgaagatgggttcacatatgactgtggactatgctatgaagcgactgatatagttgagacgtccttggaagctcatcatgtcctttttgctctttggtggtggtaacttctgaatagccttgactttggacggatccagttcgatccctcgacgactgacgatgaatcccaataattttcatgcgggaaccccgaatgcacactttgcggggttcagttttaagttgtacctccttagtttgtcaaagaactttctcaagtccgctatgtgatttaaggccctcttggatttgataatgacgtcgtctacatatacctctatttccttgtgtatcatatcatggaagatggttgtcatggctctcatgttaatggccccagcattcttcagaccgaatggcatcatcttgtaatagtatacaCCTCATGGTGTGATGAaagctgtcttctctgcatcttcttcatccatccaaatttggtgataacccgcgaagcaatctacaaaggattggagttcatgcttggtgcaattatcgatcaggatgtgtatatttggcagtgggaagtcgtccttgggacttgctttgtttaaatcccgatagtcaacacatactcgaaccttcccatccttcttctgaactggcacaatgttagctaactaggttgggtattcaaccaccctgagaactttggctttgatctgcttggtaactttctccttgattttcaggctcatgtctggtttgaactttctgagtttctgcttgactggttGACACATGGGATTAATAGTCAGATTGtaagccactatggacgtgctcaaaccggtcatgtcatcatataaccatgcgaagatgtcctcatactcttttaggaaccgaatgtactcttccttctctttCGGTGACAAGTagatgctgatgcgagtctccttgatgaTCCCAGCGTCTCCCAAATTCACTATTTCCatttcgtctaggttggacttaggcttattctcaaaattttcaacctccctgacaatttcctcgggtatctcatcttctttatctgaatcactattctcatgttgtattgcctcattacatgtcacagtcactggttcatcaagaaaagtaataataacattgtagaaggaaaaagtataaaaatagtaatgaataatgataaagaacaaatgcatttgattaaaactgagaaaatcGTTCAGACAAAGcttggctcgatgaatcgagcatttactttgaaacaagtaaatcttaaaacaaaattactggaaatcttaaatgcctagaacagCTATAGAAGTAAAAATCTGCCAGGCTACCCAAGGACttggcgggctcgggatggtgtggcggtccagtttctgtgaacagctcccttcttcacggtctgaatagtgaggccttcttcctcctcctcctcctcctcgatTATGgtactgcagtccatgtcttcatcctccaagaacaaattcttcaacccagctagtgcttctttttctgcagtcccccatatcgtatcagcctggtgaaaagcttgttccaaacatggcactggttgctcaagagggtaatacggtccacgccatggaggcaaTCGATTCCTGTACTCTTTCCATatgtactggtatccgagcccaaaggtggtaccatgatttttcagctatATCGGTTTAGTGATACCATGAAGGTTCTTTCCtaaccctttgccgggttcatatccaaaccatgccaatatgctttctatttttccactccaccatttatccttctcgacggcgttgacccgttcaatatgatgataagtttcccctcctagccttcttcaatGTCCAATGGCCggaatggtttgactagtgtaaatggggttacttccatctccgtgagtgattacctcctgacggttccattcaaacttcacggcttgatgtagtgtggaaggcacggctccaacatcatggatccacggtcgtcccaacaaaaggttatatgaggctggtatgtcgagtACCTGAAATTTGacgtcaaaccaagttggccccatctgtaagcaaaggttgatttccctgatcgtggccctttgggacccatcgaaagctttcacgttcatgcttacTACccatatttcatggaaacctttgtccaaccttttcagagtgtctaatggacagatatttaggcttgaacctccatcaaccaagaccctgacaatgaacttgtcttcaaatttcATCGTAATAtacaatgctcgattgtgattcagcccctcaggtggtagttcatcttcgtggaagataatcttatgactttccaatacttgCCCCACCATGTTGGCTATTTTACGCCAGTGATGTTATTTGGTACGTAAGCCTCGCTCAACACTTTTATTAACGCGTTCTAGTGTGCCTCTaaattctgcaatagtgacagaatagatatctgagcagggactttgttcagatggtcaacaacagaatactcctttgcctgtactttcctccacaattCATCTGGCctggtctcaatgataggcttcCTAGTAGCGGCATCCTTACTTGATCCCCACATATGTTCCGGTGtctagactcttccagttctagtcattgcttgtgcggcgtcagattcctctaccttggccttcccttttcgttgagcctcggcaacataatcccagggtattgcttttgagttaaATGGGGATGTGGTTGGTACTGTCATAGTAAAAGTTTTGAcaacttctacttcaaatggagcgggggtggctGCGGGCAGAGCCACCTCTACCTTGAATAGAGCTGATGCATttcctcaacctcgattggtgactgagtctgtaccacaataagagtaagtgtgactgcaactttaaagtcattgccttatcgaataagcccaatcgacccctcagggtcccattcttcattcgtctctatcacatgtacaccatcacctctatgatcagggaggggattgttgcggataTTATGTGCGGCTTCcttcgcctgtatgaccttgttgtcaattagcgtctggatcttatccttcaatgttcggcactcagcaaTGGTGTGCctcttcataccggaatggtacgcacaagttttgttcgtattgacccattgggatggattttctaatgccacaacgAGAATAAGAGTGATGTAACacgcggctttcaacctttcatacaattggtcgatggtCTCAGTtgtggcggtgtattgtctgggtggcttgcgatcGAAGTTGGGTCTAggttttggataattttggcgagctggtggtgattggaagtgggatggttgggagttataggtgtaatggatagtggctggttgggaatatctgggagatgaaggttgatatgtaggcagTGGTTCTTGGTAtctgggtggaggtgtttgatatgtgggtggaggtgttttaTATGTGGGTGGAGGGTTTTGATAGATAagcggagattttgggccctaaGCCACCATTACCGTTCCAACATCTTTCCTCTTTGATATGCCGCTTGACTGTAATGCCTTATTTATGGCTTACAGTGCCTCGAAGTTCGTTACCATCCCGTTTTTGattccttcttctattctttctccaagtttgatgatgtcagagaatttgtgatttttgataaccatcaacctttcataatattgcgtatcctgtgctctgacgaagaatttattcatctgttcttcgtccaaagatgTCCTGACCTTagctgcttccgacctccaacgagtagcatactcacggaaagtctcagtaggtttcttcttaagattctgaatgtagaaaacatcgggtgtattctctgtgttgaacctgaaccggtccatgaaatctgatgtcaTATTTACTCAAttagaccatttcttgggatcttggctgatataCTAAGACAAAGCATCCCTAGTAAGACTTcttataaagagcttcatccggatcttttcatctttctcgACCCCGACAaacttgtcacaataggtccttagatgagccCTAGGATCACCTGtgccgtcaaacatctcgaacttgggaggtttgtaccccttaggcagttccacatctggctgtatgcacaggtcttcatagtttaaaccttatattcctctgtcgccttcaacaccttgaactcggcttgttaacttcttgagttatTCAGCCATtattttaatgagcaggtccttctcgaaGGATTCcagtgtataggagattggttgggtagagtgaggtaCAATTTACACATATAtcgggttgctttgatgggtgctagggacttgggtgtaatgatggtcattagtggaattttggggatcgggaatgtggtgtggtgtgttttggggagtgtggtaagtggtggtttgtgggtactgaattggttaatggtgatgttgtggcgaagttggtattggcagtggattgagattttggggtggagttgtgtattgatttggtgcaggaGGATTTTGGTTTTttgtgttctgaggaggtgttgggttcttcgCGTTTTGTTGGTGGATGTTGGGGACATTTAAGGTGAGTgacaggtttgccaagttgcgaacctcctcaagttctccttgcagttccagtatcttttgttccagtcttaAGACTAGATCATTTGAGGTCAGCGTACTACGGTCAGCTGAGGTTTCTGCgtctcaatattctcctttcgaataccacttaagtcgtccatttttgctttttctctgccttttgtgttgcttggaggaggaggtggtggagggcctctagatctggtatgatacacTGATGAGGCCAGTATAAGTGAACCAatctaaggggatgggaataataaaaataaggaaaaaacaaaaaggtaacaagttagtgaggattttgaaatgtttgcagtatttaaacacacgttgcggaaatgtaaattcgtgtcctactgtgggaacctcgttgtgcccgaggtaggcctagcgacaaataaatttggaaaacttttaatgccaataaatgcttcatttaataatataaaaatagacgaatcccataTAACATTAAGACAATAAAAATAAGTcgctactggcacttggccttatcacatttggaaagcgagtaaacctaatctatttggtctcagaaggaccttcctcaggttgaatg
Coding sequences:
- the LOC138873866 gene encoding uncharacterized protein — encoded protein: MSTGKLAKRQILLSEFDIVYVTQKAVKEQILTDHLAENPVGGEYKPLKTYFPDEEVSFVGEVITEAYDGWKMFFDRAANFKGVGIGEVLVSETGQHYPVSAKLRFSYTNNMAEYEACILGLNMAVDMNIQELLVIRIEKEVYEDRIQHVPRIQNDFADALATLSSMIQHLDKNYIDPILVKIHNQSAYCAHVEEETDGKPWFHDIKEYLSKGEYPEHANHTQKCTL